In Stegostoma tigrinum isolate sSteTig4 chromosome 7, sSteTig4.hap1, whole genome shotgun sequence, one genomic interval encodes:
- the LOC125454016 gene encoding retinol dehydrogenase 7-like has product MLQYLIICVLLYVFYYRYRDSQRIKNVSDKYVYVTGCDSGFGNLLAKHLDEQGFHVLAACFTEKGAEELKECTSSRLKTFQLDVLKSESIKKAAEFVKSEVKEKGLWGLVNNAGISLPAGLSDWLTIDDHRAVLNVNLIGVIEVTLSVLPLIKRARGRIVNVASIFGKISCMGGPYCISKFGVEAFNDGLRRDLSEFGVKVLCIEPGFFKTNITNLDLITDNFKKIWFKLPQDVKDLYGADYLDKIIHKCKTMIVKLADPDLMKVVWCMNHALTSVHPRTRYSAGLDAKLFWIPLSYMPTIVSDFVLRLDKVKPAKCIS; this is encoded by the exons ATGCTTCAATACCTGATTATATGCGTGCTGCTTTATGTCTTCTACTACCGCTACAGAGATAGTCAGCGCATAAAGAATGTATCTGACAAATATGTTTATGTTACTGGCTGTGACTCTGGCTTTGGCAACCTACTAGCCAAGCATTTGGATGAACAAGGATTCCATGTGCTAGCTGCCTGCTTCACTGAGAAGGGGGCTGAAGAATTGAAAGAGTGCACATCATCAAGACTCAAAACTTTCCAGCTGGATGTTCTTAAGTCTGAAAGCATCAAGAAAGCTGCAGAATTTGTGAAGTCTGAAGTCAAGGAAAAAG GTCTATGGGGACTAGTGAACAATGCTGGAATCTCTTTACCTGCCGGATTAAGTGACTGGTTGACAATAGATGATCACAGAGCTGTACTGAATGTCAACCTGATTGGAGTAATTGAGGTTACACTGAGTGTGCTTCCACTGATAAAGAGAGCACGAGGTAGAATAGTCAACGTGGCAAGTATATTTGGTAAGATCAGTTGTATGGGTGGACCTTACTGCATCTCGAAGTTTGGTGTTGAAGCCTTCAATGATGGTCTCAG GAGGGACTTGAGTGAATTTGGAGTAAAAGTTCTTTGTATTGAGCCAGGcttcttcaaaacaaatatcaCCAATTTAGATTTAATAACtgacaactttaaaaaaatctggttcaaGTTACCGCAGGATGTAAAAGATCTCTATGGAGCTGATTATCTGGATAAAA TAATACATAAATGTAAGACCATGATTGTGAAGCTTGCAGACCCAGATTTGATGAAAGTGGTATGGTGCATGAATCATGCTCTGACATCTGTTCACCCTCGCACTCGCTACTCAGCTGGCCTAGATGCAAAACTGTTCTGGATTCCTCTTTCGTACATGCCAACCATCGTGTCTGACTTTGTGCTCAGGCTTGACAAGGTTAAGCCAGCAAAATGTATCTCGTAG